A region from the Chitinophaga sp. Cy-1792 genome encodes:
- a CDS encoding GAF domain-containing protein → MAEDLKISKGEKAEQYLSLLPQIKGLIDGEPDLVANLANIAGALKEQFNWFWVGFYLVKEDQLVLGPFQGPVACTRIRKGKGVCGSSWEKAATLVVPDVEAFPGHIACSSLSRSEIVVPIIRDGVVKGVLDVDSELLAHFDETDQQYLEEIVALISI, encoded by the coding sequence ATGGCTGAAGATTTAAAAATTTCCAAAGGAGAAAAGGCGGAGCAATATCTTTCACTGCTACCGCAGATAAAAGGATTGATAGACGGAGAACCTGACCTGGTGGCTAATCTGGCAAACATTGCCGGCGCACTGAAAGAACAGTTCAACTGGTTCTGGGTAGGTTTCTACCTGGTGAAGGAAGATCAGCTGGTGCTTGGTCCGTTTCAGGGGCCGGTGGCGTGTACACGTATCCGTAAAGGCAAAGGTGTTTGTGGAAGCAGTTGGGAAAAAGCGGCCACATTAGTAGTACCGGATGTGGAAGCATTTCCTGGTCATATTGCCTGCAGCAGCCTTTCCCGCTCAGAAATTGTGGTACCAATCATACGTGATGGTGTCGTGAAAGGTGTGCTGGATGTAGATAGCGAGCTCCTGGCCCATTTTGATGAAACAGATCAGCAATACCTGGAAGAAATTGTGGCATTGATTTCGATATAA
- a CDS encoding efflux RND transporter periplasmic adaptor subunit → MYLKNYSSILLVSAVAIFSACGGGKSKQQGMMGQMRATVVPYTVEPGSYTVVEKFPATLIANNVVEIRADVTGFLDAIVAPDGSRVGKGQVLYQIEKSRYTAVMNQSAASVEQAQADLALRQRDYDRYNNLLQHDAISRQTVDQANTALLTAKANLAAAKAAVARAATDVNHSTVKAPVSGKIGIAQIRVGDIVNAGQTLINTIVNEDPMYVDFDVPQYRMQEFLGLKQRPGDFKFYLQFTNGERYSVPGTILTINNIVDATTGTVKVRLQFPNKEGLLTSGMSLVVLMQYNTSASQLAIPAKAIVQNLSETSVMLLTKDNVIKQQGIQPGAVTDTMLIVNGGLNAGDRIVVDGLQKVRPGDTVNIAGATPPAAAGQAPAKKGK, encoded by the coding sequence ATGTATCTGAAAAATTATTCAAGCATATTACTGGTGAGTGCAGTGGCGATTTTCAGCGCCTGTGGCGGTGGTAAATCAAAACAGCAGGGCATGATGGGACAAATGCGTGCTACCGTTGTTCCCTATACGGTGGAACCCGGATCCTATACTGTGGTGGAGAAATTCCCTGCTACGCTCATCGCCAATAATGTCGTGGAAATAAGAGCCGATGTTACCGGATTCCTGGACGCTATCGTGGCACCAGATGGTAGCAGAGTAGGTAAAGGTCAAGTACTTTACCAGATAGAAAAAAGCAGGTATACAGCCGTCATGAATCAGTCTGCCGCCTCCGTGGAACAGGCCCAGGCCGACCTGGCACTACGCCAGCGCGACTATGACCGCTACAACAACCTCCTCCAGCACGACGCGATATCCAGGCAAACAGTAGATCAGGCCAATACAGCGCTGCTTACCGCCAAAGCCAACCTGGCTGCGGCTAAAGCCGCTGTAGCCCGTGCTGCCACTGATGTAAACCACTCCACCGTGAAAGCACCGGTAAGTGGGAAAATAGGTATCGCCCAGATAAGAGTAGGAGATATCGTAAATGCCGGCCAGACACTCATCAATACCATCGTGAACGAAGATCCGATGTATGTCGACTTTGACGTACCGCAATACAGAATGCAGGAATTCCTCGGGCTGAAACAACGCCCGGGAGATTTTAAATTCTACCTGCAGTTTACCAATGGTGAACGTTACAGCGTACCAGGTACCATCCTTACCATTAATAATATCGTGGATGCCACTACCGGTACGGTAAAGGTCCGCCTGCAGTTTCCCAACAAGGAAGGCCTGCTGACCTCAGGTATGAGCCTGGTAGTACTCATGCAGTACAATACCTCTGCTTCACAACTGGCGATCCCGGCTAAAGCAATCGTTCAGAACCTCTCCGAAACCAGTGTCATGCTGCTTACCAAAGATAATGTCATCAAACAGCAGGGCATCCAGCCCGGCGCTGTTACGGATACCATGCTTATTGTAAATGGTGGCCTCAACGCTGGCGATAGAATAGTAGTAGATGGTCTGCAAAAGGTAAGGCCTGGAGATACGGTAAATATTGCCGGTGCAACGCCGCCTGCCGCCGCCGGTCAGGCGCCTGCAAAAAAAGGCAAATAA
- a CDS encoding TolC family protein, translating to MRGTLLLLSLLLITGSQVYAQADTSRTGTYAFNLPDCISYGLAHHHDVVNAHLDVKFSEEQVKEATSKLLPHGNISASLNDNLKLATTFIPDFTDTALKKQVPVQFGTKLNSGLTGEIDQTIFNSDYFLGLKASRVYKDLSRKTLKQTNIEIIVAVTNAYYAVLTNQENIRLTKSNLQQLTKTLQDIRNRYEQGVAERIDVDRIQVSYNNTVTQVGNQIRLLVYALQLLKFQMGMPQENQLTLTETIKDLDAAYFLADTVDYRTEDRIEYSMQQTQIALYELQLKSKKMQYLPSINGFVNYGWNWFAQKFDNLYKVGYGASVLGVSLTWPIFTGFERVHQIRENEITVKKSKNDLDYLTQQINIQVNSANTDYLNNKDNFVTAKKNMDLTQGIYDRIVLKFDQGVSTSLDVLSAENELTKARTDYITAMLNILISKTALDKAMGKIK from the coding sequence ATGCGTGGCACCCTTTTGCTGTTATCTCTTTTATTGATTACCGGATCGCAGGTTTACGCACAGGCAGATACCTCCAGAACAGGGACCTATGCTTTCAATTTACCTGATTGCATCTCTTATGGCCTTGCTCACCATCACGACGTGGTAAATGCCCACCTGGACGTAAAGTTCTCGGAAGAACAGGTGAAAGAAGCTACCAGTAAGTTACTGCCTCATGGCAATATCTCTGCTTCGCTGAATGATAACCTGAAACTGGCAACAACCTTCATCCCGGATTTTACTGACACTGCCCTGAAAAAGCAAGTCCCGGTGCAGTTTGGTACCAAACTCAATTCCGGCCTTACGGGCGAAATTGATCAGACAATCTTCAATAGTGATTATTTTCTAGGACTGAAAGCCTCCAGAGTATATAAAGACCTCTCCAGGAAAACACTCAAGCAAACTAATATAGAAATCATAGTAGCCGTAACAAATGCTTACTATGCCGTACTTACCAACCAGGAAAATATCCGCCTCACGAAATCCAATCTGCAACAACTGACCAAAACATTGCAAGATATCAGAAACAGATATGAGCAGGGAGTGGCAGAAAGAATTGATGTAGACCGGATACAGGTATCATATAATAATACGGTTACCCAGGTAGGTAATCAGATACGTTTGCTCGTATATGCATTGCAGTTACTGAAATTTCAGATGGGGATGCCACAGGAGAACCAGCTTACCCTGACAGAAACTATCAAAGACCTCGATGCAGCCTATTTCCTCGCTGATACCGTCGATTACCGTACCGAAGACCGTATCGAATACAGTATGCAACAAACCCAGATTGCATTGTATGAGTTGCAACTTAAAAGTAAAAAAATGCAATACCTGCCATCTATCAACGGCTTCGTTAACTATGGATGGAACTGGTTTGCACAAAAATTCGATAACCTCTATAAAGTGGGTTACGGCGCCTCAGTGCTAGGCGTATCACTCACCTGGCCAATTTTTACCGGCTTCGAAAGAGTCCACCAGATCAGAGAGAATGAAATAACGGTCAAAAAATCTAAAAATGACCTCGATTATCTCACCCAGCAAATAAATATACAGGTAAATAGTGCCAATACTGACTACCTCAATAATAAAGACAACTTCGTTACAGCCAAGAAAAATATGGACCTCACGCAGGGCATATACGACAGGATCGTACTGAAGTTCGACCAGGGGGTCAGTACCAGCCTCGATGTGCTCTCCGCTGAAAACGAGCTCACCAAGGCCCGCACAGACTATATCACCGCCATGCTTAATATCCTCATCAGCAAAACTGCACTGGATAAGGCAATGGGCAAAATCAAGTAA
- a CDS encoding tyrosine-protein phosphatase, with the protein MFLFRRREPAASTKSLLAFMGTDLHSHLLPAVDDGVREITTSVNFIEQLQQLGIHQVITTPHAMPDRYPNNAGTLKNPYLDVLSALRKRGNDIPFHHAAEYYLDENLPETLGQPMLTLFNKTVLVEMSFMSAPPQIFQWLFDLQAAGYQPLLAHPERYAYYHSHPETYARFRERGCMLQVNLLSLTGYYGKHIKQAADYLIQKNLVDYIGTDLHHEKHLQAIRDIASNKKLRLMLEAYPFKNATIPMLNV; encoded by the coding sequence ATGTTTTTATTCCGCAGACGAGAACCGGCAGCCAGTACGAAATCATTGCTGGCATTCATGGGAACGGACCTACATTCACATTTACTGCCCGCCGTTGATGACGGCGTGCGTGAAATTACCACCAGTGTAAATTTTATAGAGCAACTACAGCAGCTGGGTATTCACCAGGTGATCACCACACCACATGCGATGCCCGACAGGTATCCTAATAATGCAGGCACCCTGAAAAATCCCTACCTGGATGTATTGTCCGCATTAAGGAAACGTGGAAACGATATCCCCTTCCATCATGCAGCGGAATATTACCTGGATGAAAATCTGCCGGAAACATTAGGGCAGCCGATGCTGACCCTTTTCAATAAAACAGTGCTGGTAGAGATGTCGTTTATGTCGGCGCCACCACAGATATTCCAGTGGCTGTTCGACTTGCAGGCCGCGGGCTATCAGCCGCTGCTGGCCCATCCGGAACGCTACGCCTATTATCACAGTCACCCGGAAACGTATGCCCGGTTCAGGGAAAGAGGCTGTATGCTACAGGTAAACCTGCTCTCCCTAACAGGCTATTATGGCAAGCATATTAAGCAGGCGGCAGACTACCTGATACAGAAAAACCTGGTAGATTATATCGGCACAGATCTGCATCACGAAAAGCACCTGCAAGCCATCCGGGATATTGCCTCCAACAAAAAGCTGCGGCTGATGCTGGAAGCATATCCCTTCAAAAATGCGACTATCCCGATGCTTAACGTATAA
- a CDS encoding TMEM175 family protein: protein MSVIKEPKSEHRELELDRLILFSDAVFAIAITLLILEIKLPEIPDTVPVANYMPYLQPVLLEFLIFAATFAFLGNFWRRHLLLCRFLQHYDNGLINRNLFFLFFIVTFPFSASALIHVKAHFILPLFLYLCNLAGALAALFWIAYYMFQKKPSLSVPGHYTEKEIMYQRYKYNFLTMATGFTVISMVYFFFPENTHYQYMSYWSIPALAMFNYFRLKIKKRNTLRAVHIVDKNL from the coding sequence ATGTCTGTTATTAAGGAACCCAAATCTGAACACCGCGAACTGGAGCTGGACCGGCTTATCCTCTTCAGTGATGCAGTATTTGCCATTGCCATCACCCTGCTGATCCTGGAGATCAAACTACCTGAAATACCTGATACTGTGCCGGTAGCCAATTACATGCCTTATCTGCAACCTGTACTACTCGAATTTCTGATTTTTGCTGCCACTTTTGCATTTCTGGGTAATTTCTGGAGGAGACACCTGTTATTATGCCGTTTCCTGCAGCATTATGATAATGGGCTGATTAACAGGAATCTTTTTTTCCTGTTTTTTATTGTCACCTTTCCTTTTTCAGCGTCGGCGCTGATACATGTGAAGGCACATTTTATCCTGCCGTTATTCCTGTACCTGTGTAACCTGGCAGGTGCGCTGGCAGCGCTTTTCTGGATAGCCTACTATATGTTTCAGAAGAAACCTTCGCTTTCAGTACCGGGGCATTACACGGAAAAGGAAATTATGTACCAGCGTTACAAGTACAATTTCCTGACGATGGCCACAGGTTTCACGGTTATTTCCATGGTTTATTTTTTCTTTCCGGAAAACACCCATTATCAATATATGAGTTACTGGAGTATTCCTGCGTTGGCGATGTTTAATTATTTCCGGCTGAAGATAAAAAAACGGAATACGCTGCGGGCCGTGCATATTGTAGATAAAAATCTCTAG
- the idi gene encoding isopentenyl-diphosphate Delta-isomerase, with protein sequence MKIPEVILVNESDEAIGQMEKMEAHQKGLLHRAFSVFVVNDAGEMLIQQRALDKYHSGGLWTNTCCSHPEPGETTLEAAHRRLTEEMGFDCPLQEIFSFTYKNIFNNGLTEHEFDHVLVGTYNGPVHPNADEVNSYQTLTPDTILNMMEKEPDSFTVWFHKALPMVLEHLRMATEVNK encoded by the coding sequence ATGAAAATACCTGAAGTAATACTTGTAAACGAATCAGACGAAGCAATCGGTCAAATGGAAAAAATGGAAGCTCATCAGAAAGGGTTACTACATAGAGCATTTTCCGTATTTGTTGTAAATGATGCCGGCGAAATGCTGATTCAGCAAAGAGCGTTGGACAAGTATCATTCAGGCGGCCTGTGGACAAACACCTGCTGCAGTCACCCCGAACCTGGCGAAACAACGCTGGAAGCTGCCCACAGACGTTTAACAGAAGAAATGGGTTTTGATTGTCCTTTACAGGAGATTTTCTCTTTTACCTATAAAAATATTTTTAATAACGGACTTACTGAGCATGAATTCGACCACGTGTTGGTAGGTACCTATAACGGCCCTGTTCATCCAAATGCCGATGAAGTAAATAGCTATCAGACCCTGACGCCTGATACTATTTTGAATATGATGGAAAAAGAACCGGATAGCTTTACAGTATGGTTTCACAAAGCTTTGCCAATGGTATTGGAGCACCTCAGAATGGCTACAGAAGTAAATAAGTAA